The Neodiprion fabricii isolate iyNeoFabr1 chromosome 4, iyNeoFabr1.1, whole genome shotgun sequence genome window below encodes:
- the LOC124180019 gene encoding ubiquinol-cytochrome-c reductase complex assembly factor 1 isoform X1, with translation MNTLSRGTLLTRVTSSLLAPRSNLRQITPTVCLLEFDHRTASISTANKQSQSVSQASDIQSVDAKDGFVKRIFKKYNLFNLAESKVKYCSYLLYESIADNINYAQFFKEFNMKDTYYSWFLITELHVWMLMTRAMAENEHGRIARNSVVEAMWGDANCRAKELWSENPSGVRMHLHELSEQFNCAIIGYDEGVNGDDKVLAGAIWRRIFQLECNDPVLLEKLLVYIRKQMTHLDNTPRKDLFDKPKLKWLPLVDP, from the exons ATGAATACCCTTTCTCGAGGAACTTTGCTAACGCGG GTCACGTCTTCACTTCTCGCTCCGAGGTCGAATCTGAGACAAATTACCCCGACGGTTTGTCTCCTCGAATTTGATCACCGAACAGCCTCGATATCCACAGCGAACAAACAAAGTCAGAGCGTATCGCAAGCCTCTGATATTCAAAGTGTTGATGCTAAGGATGGTTTTGTTAAGAGAATCTTCAAGAagtacaatttatttaatctGGCTGAGAGT aaAGTCAAATACTGCAGTTACCTACTGTACGAATCTATAGCAGACAATATCAATTACGCCCAATTTTTCAAAG AATTCAATATGAAAGATACATATTATTCGTGGTTCTTAATAACAGAGCTGCATGTATGGATGTTGATGACGAGAGCGATGGCTGAAAACGAACATGGCAGAATAGCTAGAAATTCTGTAGTTGAAGCGATGTGGGGAGATGCCAATTGCAGAGCTAAGGAATTATGG AGTGAAAATCCATCCGGCGTTAGGATGCACCTGCACGAATTGTCCGAACAATTCAATTGCGCTATAATCGGATATGACGAAGGTGTCAATGGGGACGACAAAGTATTGGCTGGAGCAATATGGCGAAGAATATTCCAATTAGAATGTAACGATCCTGTGCTTTTAGAGAAATTATTAGTCTATATCAGAAAGCAG ATGACACATCTCGACAATACACCGAGAAAGGATTTATTTGATAAACCTAAGCTCAAGTGGCTGCCCCTCGTGGATCCTTaa
- the LOC124180019 gene encoding ubiquinol-cytochrome-c reductase complex assembly factor 1 isoform X2, protein MTACFVTINLQVTSSLLAPRSNLRQITPTVCLLEFDHRTASISTANKQSQSVSQASDIQSVDAKDGFVKRIFKKYNLFNLAESKVKYCSYLLYESIADNINYAQFFKEFNMKDTYYSWFLITELHVWMLMTRAMAENEHGRIARNSVVEAMWGDANCRAKELWSENPSGVRMHLHELSEQFNCAIIGYDEGVNGDDKVLAGAIWRRIFQLECNDPVLLEKLLVYIRKQMTHLDNTPRKDLFDKPKLKWLPLVDP, encoded by the exons ATGACGGCTTGTTTTGTCACGATTAACCTACAA GTCACGTCTTCACTTCTCGCTCCGAGGTCGAATCTGAGACAAATTACCCCGACGGTTTGTCTCCTCGAATTTGATCACCGAACAGCCTCGATATCCACAGCGAACAAACAAAGTCAGAGCGTATCGCAAGCCTCTGATATTCAAAGTGTTGATGCTAAGGATGGTTTTGTTAAGAGAATCTTCAAGAagtacaatttatttaatctGGCTGAGAGT aaAGTCAAATACTGCAGTTACCTACTGTACGAATCTATAGCAGACAATATCAATTACGCCCAATTTTTCAAAG AATTCAATATGAAAGATACATATTATTCGTGGTTCTTAATAACAGAGCTGCATGTATGGATGTTGATGACGAGAGCGATGGCTGAAAACGAACATGGCAGAATAGCTAGAAATTCTGTAGTTGAAGCGATGTGGGGAGATGCCAATTGCAGAGCTAAGGAATTATGG AGTGAAAATCCATCCGGCGTTAGGATGCACCTGCACGAATTGTCCGAACAATTCAATTGCGCTATAATCGGATATGACGAAGGTGTCAATGGGGACGACAAAGTATTGGCTGGAGCAATATGGCGAAGAATATTCCAATTAGAATGTAACGATCCTGTGCTTTTAGAGAAATTATTAGTCTATATCAGAAAGCAG ATGACACATCTCGACAATACACCGAGAAAGGATTTATTTGATAAACCTAAGCTCAAGTGGCTGCCCCTCGTGGATCCTTaa
- the LOC124180013 gene encoding sphingomyelin phosphodiesterase-like, producing MKLSWLFVAIATTLFVQNVVSNTISTAEERLVAAITAEVDVLAKTGVVTEKLKAYLAELAFPTLTRSTDLTSYIEQRSSLTCTLCTSLVNVIMGYRKIGLAEETIISTITTLCVNLNIEGEDVCRGVIELNAPIAFYIVDHKPNLAAESVCGIVLQSSSCPLTDEEFEWTVEVDDGEPVHISSEETKETFRIVQISDPHYDPVYEAYGNAYCDEPTCCRVGQNDTNTSGAVAGYWGDYNDCDSPWYAITDALDQIKSQEQEIEYVYFTGDIIDHGVWETTREGNIKAINKTFKQLYETFGSVPVYPIFGNHEPNPTNVFAPSDVTDDEYEVSTTWLYELSADIWIQYGWLPESTRSTILEGGYYTLSPKTGFRIIALNNNICYVYNWWLLYEPQDPSGQLKWLADTLLQAEIDGEFVHILAHVPPGTGSCQYTWGREYRKIINRFAHIIPAEFNGHSHNDEIRVIYDLEDTTEAIRVAWNGGSISTYSDVNPNYKVYSVNANNYVIEDVDTWIYNLTLANESPDKNPTWFKSYSFKDQYGLEDLSLSSLNDLVLRMAYNSSIISTYYGHYVKQSDPGLESGCSDSCLTNQLCKIVTAVADDSTQCNYFTSLA from the exons ATGAAGCTTTCATGGCTTTTCGTTGCTATTGCAACAACCCTTTTCGTACAGAATGTGGTGTCGAATACCATTTCTACTGCTGAAG AGAGGCTCGTAGCAGCAATCACCGCAGAAGTTGATGTATTAGCAAAGACCGGAGTAGTCACAGAGAAGCTTAAGGCGTACTTAGCCGAATTGGCTTTTCCAACTCTTACACGAAGCACTGATTTGACCAGTTATATCGAACAAAGATCATCCCTTACGTGCACGTTATGCACATCTCTAGTGAACGTTATTATGGGTTACCGTAAAATAGGATTGGCTGAAGAGACAATCATAAGTACAATCACCACTCTTTGTGTCAATCTGAACATTGAAGGGGAAGACGTTTGCCGTGGAGTTATAGAATTAAATGCG cCTATTGCGTTCTACATTGTCGATCATAAGCCAAATCTTGCCGCTGAATCTGTTTGTGGCATAGTGCTTCAAAGTAGTTCTTGCCCATTGACAGATGAGGAATTTGAATGGACAGTCGAAGTGGACGACGGAGAACCGGTGCACATATCATCGGAAGAAACTAAAGAGACATTCAGGATTGTCCAAATATCTGACCCTCATTACGATCCGGTCTACGAAGCTTATGGTAACGCATACTGTGACGAACCGACGTGTTGCCGTGTAGGTCAGAATGATACAAATACGAGCGGAGCTGTCGCCGGCTATTGGGGAGATTATAACGATTGTGATTCACCTTGGTACGCTATCACAGATGCACTAGACCAGATTAAGAGCCAGGAACAA GAGATAGAGTATGTTTACTTTACTGGAGACATCATAGATCATGGAGTTTGGGAGACTACCAGAGAAGGTAACATCAAGGCCATAAACAAAACATTCAAGCAATTATACGAAACCTTCGGAAGTGTGCCGGTTTATCCTATTTTTGGAAACCATGAGCCAAATCCGACCAATGT GTTTGCACCTTCCGATGTAACTGATGATGAATACGAGGTGTCCACCACATGGCTTTATGAGCTGTCAGCGGATATTTGGATTCAATACGGATGGTTGCCAGAGTCAACGCGTTCTACAATTCTGGAGGGCGGTTACTACACACTATCGCCGAAAACGGGATTTAGAATCATAGCTCTGAACAACAATATCTGTTACGTTTACAACTG GTGGCTTTTATATGAGCCGCAAGATCCGAGTGGTCAGTTGAAATGGCTGGCCGATACCCTTCTCCAAGCAGAGATAGATGGAGAGTTTGTTCACATTCTGGCGCATGTGCCTCCTGGTACCGGCTCTTGCCAATACACGTGGGGAAGGGAGTATCGAAAGATCATCAACCGGTTTGCTCACATTATACCGGCTGAGTTTAACGGGCACAGCCACAACGATGAGATCCGCGTTATCTACGACTTGGAAGACACAACCGAAGCTATCAGAGTGGCTTGGAACGGCGGCAGTATCTCGACATATAGCGACGTTAATCCAAATTACAAAGTTTACTCAGTTAATGCCAACAACTAT GTAATCGAAGATGTCGACACTTGGATCTACAATTTAACTTTGGCCAATGAATCACCCGATAAAAATCCAACCTGGTTCAAGTCTTACTCTTTCAAAGACCAGTATGGGCTTGAAGACCTCTCGCTGAGTTCATTGAATGACTTAGTGCTTCGAATGGCGTACAATTCTTCTATTATCTCAACTTACTACGG TCATTACGTGAAACAATCAGACCCAGGATTGGAAAGCGGCTGCAGCGATAGTTGTCTCACCAATCAACTCTGCAAGATTGTTACTGCGGTTGCTGACGACAGTACTCAATGTAATTACTTCACCAGTTTGGCGTAA
- the LOC124180016 gene encoding 60S ribosomal export protein NMD3 isoform X1: MEYIDESAMPKESAAHILCCECGVPISPNPANMCVACLRTRVDITDGIPKQATLHFCKGCERYLQPPAEWIHAALESRELLSLCLKKLKGLNRVKLIDAGFIWTEPHSKRLKVKLTVHAEVMGGTVLQQVFVVEYVVNHQMCDDCHRSEAQDYWRASVQVRQKAINKKTFFYLEQLILKHKAHDQTLGIKPIHDGLDFYYANESAARKMIDFLGAVLPCRSHHSKKLISHDIHSNVYNYKFTFSVEIVPISKDSLVCLPKKLTHHLGNISPICLVYRTTNVIHLMDVSSGQIAEINATTYWRYPFNSICNPKQLTEYVVIDIEPIKEKDKKIFPGQGAVSNKHVVSDVWLVKASELGISENTIHTRTHLGYILKPGDSALGYAVGDSNINDTNFEKLDGDLIPDVILVKKFYGHDKLARRRARVWKLKHLAEEVVSMSTENNEYNEFLDELEEDPEMRQNINIFRDASKQMPVDTDEIDPSIPQITLEEMLDDLVIDDTDMAEVYQ; this comes from the exons ATGGAATACATCGATGAATCGGCTATGCCGAAAGAATCCGCGGCACACAT CTTATGCTGTGAATGCGGAGTACCGATCTCACCAAACCCAGCCAACATGTGTGTCGCCTGTTTGCGAACAAGAGTTGATATAACCGACGGTATCCCCAAACAGGCAACATTGCATTTCTGCAAGGGATGCGAAAG GTACTTGCAGCCTCCTGCTGAATGGATACACGCAGCGTTAGAATCTCGTGAGCTCCTATCTTTGTGTCTCAAGAAATTGAAGGGTTTGAATCGTGTTAAACTCATAGATGCCGGATTTATCTGGACAGAACCCCACTCAAAGAGACTGAAA GTCAAACTAACTGTTCACGCTGAGGTGATGGGTGGTACCGTTCTGCAACAAGTGTTTGTTGTCGAATATGTAGTCAATCATCAGATGTGTGATGATTGCCATCGCAGTGAGGCCCAAGATTACTGGCGTGCCTCT GTACAAGTACGACAAAAAGcaataaataagaaaacatttttctacttAGAGCAGCTCATTTTGAAGCACAAAGCTCATGATCAGACATTGGGCATCAAGCCGATTCACG ATGGTCTGGATTTTTACTATGCCAATGAAAGTGCAGCGCGAAAGATGATCGATTTCCTTGGTGCAGTATTGCCTTGTCGCTCTCATCACtcaaagaaattaatttcacacgATATTCATAGTAATGTTTATAACTACAAGTTCACATTCAG CGTAGAAATTGTACCCATATCTAAAGACAGCCTGGTGTGTCTACCTAAGAAATTAACACATCACTTGGGAAACATCAGTCCAATCTGTCTTGTTTACAGAACAACTAACGTTATTCATCTCATGGACGTTTCATCAGGACAGA TCGCAGAAATTAATGCTACAACGTATTGGCGATATCCGTTCAACAGTATCTGCAATCCAAAGCAGCTTACAGAGTATGTGGTAATTGATATTGAGCcgataaaagagaaagataaaaaaatatttcctggGCAAGGCGCAGTATCTAATAag CACGTTGTATCAGACGTTTGGCTTGTCAAAGCTTCAGAGCTTGGAATAAGCGAGAACACTATTCACACGCGAACGCATTTGGGATACATCCTTAAACCGGGGGATTCTGCTCTTGG atatGCAGTAGGAGACAGCAACATAAAtgatacgaattttgaaaaactagaTGGAGATTTGATCCCTGATGTAATTCtagtgaaaaagttttatgGTCATGATAAATTGGCACGCCGTCGAGCCAGAGTATGGAAACTGAAACACTTGGCTGAAGAGGTGGTCAGCATGAGTACGGAGAACAA TGAGTACAACGAGTTTTTGGATGAATTAGAAGAAGACCCAGAAATGAgacagaatataaatatattccgAGATGCCAGCAAGCAGATGCCTGTAGACACAGACGAAATAGATCCAAGCATTCCACAAATTACTCTTGAAGAAATGCTCGACGATCTTGTGATAGATGATACCGACATGGCTGAGGTCTATCAATAA
- the LOC124180016 gene encoding 60S ribosomal export protein NMD3 isoform X2 produces MNRLCRKNPRHTSYAVNAEYRSHQTQPTLHFCKGCERYLQPPAEWIHAALESRELLSLCLKKLKGLNRVKLIDAGFIWTEPHSKRLKVKLTVHAEVMGGTVLQQVFVVEYVVNHQMCDDCHRSEAQDYWRASVQVRQKAINKKTFFYLEQLILKHKAHDQTLGIKPIHDGLDFYYANESAARKMIDFLGAVLPCRSHHSKKLISHDIHSNVYNYKFTFSVEIVPISKDSLVCLPKKLTHHLGNISPICLVYRTTNVIHLMDVSSGQIAEINATTYWRYPFNSICNPKQLTEYVVIDIEPIKEKDKKIFPGQGAVSNKHVVSDVWLVKASELGISENTIHTRTHLGYILKPGDSALGYAVGDSNINDTNFEKLDGDLIPDVILVKKFYGHDKLARRRARVWKLKHLAEEVVSMSTENNEYNEFLDELEEDPEMRQNINIFRDASKQMPVDTDEIDPSIPQITLEEMLDDLVIDDTDMAEVYQ; encoded by the exons ATGAATCGGCTATGCCGAAAGAATCCGCGGCACACAT CTTATGCTGTGAATGCGGAGTACCGATCTCACCAAACCCAGCCAAC ATTGCATTTCTGCAAGGGATGCGAAAG GTACTTGCAGCCTCCTGCTGAATGGATACACGCAGCGTTAGAATCTCGTGAGCTCCTATCTTTGTGTCTCAAGAAATTGAAGGGTTTGAATCGTGTTAAACTCATAGATGCCGGATTTATCTGGACAGAACCCCACTCAAAGAGACTGAAA GTCAAACTAACTGTTCACGCTGAGGTGATGGGTGGTACCGTTCTGCAACAAGTGTTTGTTGTCGAATATGTAGTCAATCATCAGATGTGTGATGATTGCCATCGCAGTGAGGCCCAAGATTACTGGCGTGCCTCT GTACAAGTACGACAAAAAGcaataaataagaaaacatttttctacttAGAGCAGCTCATTTTGAAGCACAAAGCTCATGATCAGACATTGGGCATCAAGCCGATTCACG ATGGTCTGGATTTTTACTATGCCAATGAAAGTGCAGCGCGAAAGATGATCGATTTCCTTGGTGCAGTATTGCCTTGTCGCTCTCATCACtcaaagaaattaatttcacacgATATTCATAGTAATGTTTATAACTACAAGTTCACATTCAG CGTAGAAATTGTACCCATATCTAAAGACAGCCTGGTGTGTCTACCTAAGAAATTAACACATCACTTGGGAAACATCAGTCCAATCTGTCTTGTTTACAGAACAACTAACGTTATTCATCTCATGGACGTTTCATCAGGACAGA TCGCAGAAATTAATGCTACAACGTATTGGCGATATCCGTTCAACAGTATCTGCAATCCAAAGCAGCTTACAGAGTATGTGGTAATTGATATTGAGCcgataaaagagaaagataaaaaaatatttcctggGCAAGGCGCAGTATCTAATAag CACGTTGTATCAGACGTTTGGCTTGTCAAAGCTTCAGAGCTTGGAATAAGCGAGAACACTATTCACACGCGAACGCATTTGGGATACATCCTTAAACCGGGGGATTCTGCTCTTGG atatGCAGTAGGAGACAGCAACATAAAtgatacgaattttgaaaaactagaTGGAGATTTGATCCCTGATGTAATTCtagtgaaaaagttttatgGTCATGATAAATTGGCACGCCGTCGAGCCAGAGTATGGAAACTGAAACACTTGGCTGAAGAGGTGGTCAGCATGAGTACGGAGAACAA TGAGTACAACGAGTTTTTGGATGAATTAGAAGAAGACCCAGAAATGAgacagaatataaatatattccgAGATGCCAGCAAGCAGATGCCTGTAGACACAGACGAAATAGATCCAAGCATTCCACAAATTACTCTTGAAGAAATGCTCGACGATCTTGTGATAGATGATACCGACATGGCTGAGGTCTATCAATAA